Proteins from a single region of Dictyostelium discoideum AX4 chromosome 5 chromosome, whole genome shotgun sequence:
- the nup155 gene encoding nucleoporin 155 translates to MRQSQLYPNLGYNNQNGQFNYLPSPEQQSIYRNNIQTPTSGISNNLFPLQSQQRIIQPQYHYQTPLINNNIINNNNNINNNNIVYQQDQQTQPQAQPQQQPQQTQTQSPSQQEKEQEQQQQELKEQQQKQQQQQEQEQQELMRQKKTNSLLSITPFNKEEDLKKIFLNSIESIDSSIDKVATIPDPTLKVLYKRDPGFNYFDGGSYFWSTLVIEKHIELPQEITNGYLSTSTKSLLGLFPEIGRAWISIDQTLYLWDYRDSGELISHNLSQIITNCALIQPKKNTFKDAVKKVMVVCTHVEIFLFALCYSNETKFEILSTLSIPSDNIFITDIVGTKEGRIFLSGQDGNIYEIEYSKDNLFWFSNEKIKKINLTQTFFNSFINLSKKKEIIQLIYDEDRYLLYSLSKDSTINVYSLGKIGDKFEHLKTIYPINDIDSLFNNNINNNNNNNNYYSQQYQYQQQQQNQQYQQSQYGQQQQQQQPNQYGQQQQQQQPLQQQQQQQQQQQQNFSRKNMVIMSIHISPKETEFNFIAILSSGERLYYTLNRLAYIRSPPNNVDNNGNSNIHYTYYSNGVFFTASEVSDQEDRLVGTTLFGNDIIKSHYETSKSGFSNQISQDTLSEKSNLFSIRGRVSVIKEDIVNDGKPTVYYKELSNEHMNTPRRFLCLNSLGLHFISKLRYVDLLQNILSSNNPQDIDNFFDAFGKIIASSLCISLYCSSPHSSILLHDQVYSGISIPKTTTTRIADLAMTFLRRKSGKPQYYQPVVIQQMFGDMGAPVNKTELMYSNAYNGLLAYLARVLYPLWNQSVVTSAGCSYWSIVQLQLFQSHLSNLLSFLDISQLIPKGQEIPIIKIATNKTSSTTTTTTTANNSSSNEIYGEDEAIKNEKRSLIGLKNIIVKSIQILNLFLILSQYNFKQLFDSSSIELDIKRKIDLLKFRDILNSDILGKNLPLPTISSLTTSTTTTTTTTTTSTTSSSSSSTSPLTTSTSNSTLTLLIDSLMKTLNSHNINIDQVSNQLETECPIFFKKENRELYKVKEKLNMVLRDGSTYFTDSLVKDSALILDSISPNYNLSEIVDLFIAIKAFNYVTPLCLQYAQDLDPRGITLIPSNNPSDEFKLKLSQKKSTFQEIIKLLNFIQSDNNNNNNNSGGGGGDNNNYNNTFEIIDIIIQQVLVCQDRLAHEMIYSWILNNGMTSKFFEINTPFITEFLFANDIDLCWKVLAKHQELLKAVHVLFQIAERSTTLDEKILAYTNCTMILSEQKDEDAYIQAKNQITFANIQKQIVLQLENYLNNPNESNNRNNSSNNNGGQPFDINQIKESISNLNKTIFDITTLFTDYARKYYLHEQMLYLCHIGNHSDQNFIQILWKIIIDKEIPPPSSNLSLDDNAENDDGLKISVGGVIESLVSKISNIGYDFYPNEITFPVEFIINYGERAIFNFSRNKSEAEKKEISPNWLTSSLHDHVKIDYWILVDYYNNTIEKGSWKEEDESLIYITSVYFYLVESLINTIQTATERRLFSSKQILQSLENRESTFKSIFNRQRSSLNQETIKKLEQLLIKFEKIISISKSFKDFRGY, encoded by the exons atgcGTCAATCACAATTATACCCAAACTTAGGGTATAATAACCAGAATGgtcaatttaattatttaccaTCACCAGAACAACAATCCATATatagaaataatattcaaacaCCCACCTCTGgaatatcaaataatttattcccTCTACAAAGTCAACAAAGAATTATTCAACCacaatatcattatcaaaccccacttattaataataacataattaataataataataatattaataataataatattgtttaCCAACAGGATCAACAGACACAACCACAagcacaaccacaacaacaaccacaacaaacaCAAACACAATCTCCATCacaacaagaaaaagaacaagaacaacaacagcaagaactaaaagaacaacaacaaaaacaacaacaacaacaagaacaagaacaacaggAATTAATGAGGCAAAAGAAAACCAATAGTTTATTATCGATTACaccatttaataaagaagaggatttaaagaaaatctttttaaattcaattgaatcaattgattcatcaattgataaagtaGCTACAATACCAGATCCAACCTTAAAGGTATTATATAAACGTGATCCaggatttaattatttcgATGGTGGTAGTTATTTCTGGTCAACATTGGTCATTGAAAAACATATTGAATTACCACAAGAGATTACAAATGGTTATTTAAGTACATCAACCAAATCATTATTGGGTTTATTCCCAGAGATTGGTAGAGCATGGATTTCAATCGATCAAACTCTTTACCTTTGGGATTATCGTGATTCTGGTGAATTAATCTCTCATAATCTATCTCAAATTATCACAAATTGTGCCCTCATTCAACCAAAGAAAAATACTTTTAAAGATGCTGTTAAAAAAGTTATGGTAGTTTGTACTCATGTTGAAATTTTCTTATTTGCACTTTGTTATTCAAATGAaactaaatttgaaattttatcaa cattatcaataccatcagataatatatttataacaGATATAGTTGGTACAAAAGAAGGTAGAATATTTTTATCAGGACAAGATGGTAATATTTATGAAATTGAATATAGtaaagataatttattttggtttagtaatgaaaagattaaaaaaattaatctcACTCAAACCTTTTTcaattcatttataaatttatcaaagaaaaaagagATCATTCAATTAATCTATGATGAAGATCGTTATCTTTTATATAGTTTATCAAAAGATTCAACAATCAATGTTTATAGTTTAGGTAAAATTGGTGATAAATTTGAACATCTTAAAACTATTTATCcaattaatgatattgattcattatttaataataatattaataataataataataataataattattattcacaacaatatcaatatcaacagcaacaacaaaatcaacaataccaacaatcacaatatggtcaacaacaacaacaacaacaaccaaatcaatatggtcaacaacaacaacaacagcaacctcttcaacaacaacaacaacaacaacaacaacaacaacaaaatttttCACGTAAAAATATGGTAATAATGTCAATTCATATTTCACCAAAAGAAactgaatttaattttatagcGATTTTATCAAGTGGTGAAAGATTATATTATACATTGAATAGATTAGCCTATATTAGATCACCACCAAAtaatgttgataataatggtaatagtaatattcaTTATACCTATTATTCGAATGGTGTATTCTTTACAGCATCAGAAGTTAGTGATCAAGAGGATAGATTAGTTGGTACCACATTGTTTGGTAAtgatattataaaatcaCATTATGAAACTAGTAAAAGTGGATTCTCAAATCAAATCTCACAAGATACTTTATCAGAGAAATCAAATCTATTTTCAATTCGTGGTCGTGTATCAGTCATTAAAGAGGATATCGTTAATGATGGTAAACCAACCGTTTACTACAAAGAGTTATCCAACGAACATATGAATACACCACGTCGTTTCCTATGTTTAAATTCATTGGGACTTCATTTCATTAGCAAACTAAGATATGTCGATTTGTTACAGAATATTCTCTCTTCAAATAATCCACAAGATATTGATAACTTTTTCGATGCATTTGGTAAAATCATCGCCTCATCACTTTGTATTAGTCTCTATTGCTCCTCACCACATAGCTCCATTCTATTACATGATCAAGTTTATTCGGGAATCAGTATACCAAAGACAACCACCACTAGAATCGCTGATCTTGCTATGACTTTTCTAAGAAGAAAGAGTGGTAAACCACAATATTATCAACCAGTGGTCATTCAACAAATGTTTGGTGATATGGGTGCTCCTGTAAATAAAACTGAACTCATGTATTCAAATGCTTACAATGGTTTATTGGCTTATTTGGCTCGTGTACTTTATCCATTATGGAATCAATCAGTTGTCACATCAGCTGGTTGTTCCTATTGGTCTATCGTTCAACTTCAACTCTTTCAATCTCATCttagtaatttattatcatttttagatATCTCTCAATTAATTCCAAAAGGTCAAGAAATtccaatcattaaaattgcCACAAATAAAActtcttcaacaacaacaacaacaactacagcCAATAACTCCAGTTCAAATGAAATCTATGGTGAAGATGAAgctattaaaaatgaaaaaagaagtttaattggtttaaagaatattattgttaaatcaattcaaattttaaatttattcttAATTCTTTctcaatataattttaaacaattatttgattcatcttcaattgaattagatattaaaagaaaaattgatttattaaaatttagagatattttaaatagtgATATACTTGGTAAAAATTTACCATTACCAACAATTAGTAGTttaacaacatcaacaacaacaacaacaacaacaacaacaacatcaacaacatcatcatcatcatcatcaacatcaccactaacaacatcaacaagtAATTCAACATTaactttattaattgattcattaatgAAAACATTAAATAGtcataatattaatattgatcAAGTTTCTAATCAATTAGAGACTGAATGTCcaatattctttaaaaaagagaataGAGAACTTTATAAGGTTAAAGAAAAACTTAATATGGTATTACGTGATGGTTCAACCTATTTCACTGATTCATTGGTTAAAGATTCAGCATTGATTTTAGATTCAATTTCaccaaattataatttatcagagattgttgatttattcaTTGCTATTAAAGCTTTCAATTATGTCACTCCACTCTGTTTACAATATGCTCAAGATTTAGATCCACGTGGTATCACTTTAATACCTTCAAATAATCCTTctgatgaatttaaattaaaattatcacaaaagaaatcaacttttcaagaaattattaaacttttaaattttattcaatctgataataataataataataataatagtggtggtggtggtggtgataataataattataataatacatttgaaattattgatattataatTCAACAAGTTTTAGTATGTCAAGATAGATTAGCACATGAAATGATTTATTCATGGATATTAAACAATGGAATGACATCAAAattctttgaaattaatacaCCATTTATTACTGAATTCCTTTTTGCAAATGATATTGATCTTTGTTGGAAAGTTTTAGCAAAACatcaagaattattaaaagcaGTTCATGTATTATTCCAAATCGCTGAACGTTCTACAACTTTAGATGAAAAGATTTTAGCCTACACAAATTGTACTATGATTCTAAGTGAACAAAAGGATGAAGATGCTTACATTCAAGCAAAGAATCAAATTACATTTgcaaatattcaaaaacaaattgtacttcaattagaaaattatctaaataatccaaatgaatcaaataatagaaacaatagtagtaataataatggtggtcaaccatttgatattaatcaaattaaggaatcaatttcaaatcttAATAAAACAATCTTTGATATTACAACTTTATTCACTGATTATGCAAGAAAATACTATCTTCATGAACAAATGTTATATCTTTGTCATATTGGTAATCATAGTGATCAAAACTTTATTCAAATCCTttggaaaattattatcGATAAAGAAATTCCACCACCATCTTCAAATTTATCTTTGGATGATAATgctgaaaatgatgatggtttAAAGATTTCCGTCGGTGGTGTCATTGAATCATTGGTTTCAAAGATTAGTAATATTGGTTATGATTTCTATCCAAATGAAATCACTTTTCCTGTTGAATTCATTATAAACTATGGTGAAAGAgccattttcaatttctcaAGAAATAAGAGTGAAGctgaaaagaaagaaatctCACCAAATTGGTTAACAAGCTCTTTACATGATCATgtaaaaatagattattgGATCTTGGTTGACTATTACAATAATACCATTGAAAAAGGCTCTTggaaagaagaagatgaatcACTTATCTATATAACTAGTGTTTACTTTTATCTTGTCGAATCTCTCATAAACACTATTCAAACCGCTACTGAACGTAGATTATTCTCTAGTAAACAAATACTTCAATCACTTGAAAATCGTGAATCAACTTTCAAATCAATCTTTAATAGACAACGTTCTTCCCTCAATCAagaaactattaaaaaattggaacaattattaattaaatttgaaaaaatcatttcaatttcaaaatcttttaaagattttagaggttattaa
- a CDS encoding cysteine protease — MRFILFFVLMLTALAAGRRLSVEESQFIAFQNKYNKIYSAEEYLVKFETFKSNLLNIDALNKQATTIGSDTKFGVNKFADLSKEEFKKYYLSSKEARLTDDLPMLPNLSDDIISATPAAFDWRNTGGSTKFPQGTPVTAVKNQGQCGSCWSFSTTGNVEGQHYLSTGTLVGLSEQNLVDCDHTCMTYENENVCNAGCDGGLQPNAYNYIIKNGGIQTEATYPYTAVDGECKFNSAQVGAKISSFTMVPQNETQIASYLFNNGPLAIAADAEEWQFYMGGVFDFPCGQTLDHGILIVGYGAQDTIVGKNTPYWIIKNSWGADWGEAGYLKVERNTDKCGVANFVSSSIVGSSN, encoded by the exons aggAAAGTCAATTCATTGCCttccaaaataaatataataaaatttattcagCTGAAGAATATTTAGTTAAATTTGAAACcttcaaatcaaatttattaaatattgatgcCTTAAACAAACAAGCCACCACCATTGGATCTGATACTAAATTTGGTGTCAACAAATTTGCTGATCTCTCAAAAGaagaattcaaaaaatattactTAAGCAGCAAAGAAGCCCGTTTAACTGATGACCTCCCAATGTTACCAAACTTATCAGACGATATCATTTCAGCAACCCCAGCCGCTTTCGATTGGAGAAATACTGGTGGTTCAACTAAATTCCCACAAGGTACTCCAGTTACCGCTGTTAAAAACCAAGGTCAATGTGGTTCATGTTGGTCATTCTCTACCACTGGTAACGTCGAAGGTCAACACTATTTATCAACTGGTACATTAGTTGGTCTCTCTGAACAAAATTTAGTCGATTGTGATCATACTTGTATGACCTACGAAAACGAAAATGTTTGCAATGCTGGTTGTGATGGTGGTCTccaa CCAAATGCCTACAACTACATCATCAAAAACGGAGGTATCCAAACCGAAGCTACCTATCCATACACTGCTGTTGATGGAGAATGTAAATTTAACTCTGCCCAAGTTGGTGCTAAAATTTCATCTTTCACTATGGTTCCACAAAATGAAACTCAAATTGCTTCCTACTTATTCAACAATGGTCCATTAGCTATTGCAGCTGATGCTGAAGAATGGCAATTCTATATGGGAGGTGTTTTCGATTTCCCATGTGGTCAAACTTTAGATCACGGTATCTTAATTGTTGGTTATGGTGCTCAAGATACCATCGTCGGTAAAAATACTCCATACTGGATCATTAAAAACTCATGGGGTGCCGATTGGGGTGAAGCTGGTTACT tAAAAGTTGAAAGAAATACTGATAAATGTGGTGTTGCCAATTTCGTTTCTTCATCAATTGTTGGTTCATCAAactaa